From a single Canis aureus isolate CA01 chromosome 5, VMU_Caureus_v.1.0, whole genome shotgun sequence genomic region:
- the SPATA21 gene encoding spermatogenesis-associated protein 21 isoform X2, whose product MWPALWSCCIPSGALTLPLSRALPVSQVQRGLRTRDLADNRKAQMYMEGRIKAPGAQPSPGVNTASKRPGAEPTISGVSQVAFADVAGVDSGKQPSSAPGGPEKGPRPRESSEDGPLELRPREQMRPAGPGKKQSAPQEGPGELQAGREQAKPRSELGALPSRVPAAPERKQTAAQQGRQQNPGTVKGQVLQSHQQGPVCQPSPGQQAANGPDIAQPVETSCILDSCGQRPGDKLPKRVDTPHIRPQEALLEPGPGGQKESPQEAMPLKDRAAPEENTADSFSPSTPGPEPLKGRVKTVETEPAPRPVPPPEVRDPVQKRPPEPTVAAGAQTLGNLRQGFMKCLLQVEEEEATRRRAAKARRSPRTLTPAPASAPQSLPPALPQSPASAPAMAPSWARAPAPRGSPGPASGPFAGLDTGWRRAEPWSGDRSLTGTKARQELEERGLFTLYQTWDERLEEQLTVRQEEAFRSYFEIFNGHGEVDAQSLGNILLLVGISLTLAQVEDALMSADVDGDGRVGFKDFLAVLTDTRRFFCSVEQNALADMAPPNPHTLFFEILSLLVEMLALPETALEEITNYYQKKLKEGTCKAREMELAIGRLRSRKKLPYNLQEADLEVPERRVLRILSRLKQQNYAANLQSPYAQVPCIPLCPRLDKKMVRRKQGSQYVLDPCTPASLGPDIHSLLFQSGSQGSREHGSECRKWLSSVPARMH is encoded by the exons ATGTGGCCAGCTCTTTGGTCATGCTGCATTCCCTCCGGTGCCTTGACTCTCCCCTTGAGTCGGGCTCTCCCTGTATCGCAGGTTCAACGTGGGCTGCGGACGAGGGACTTAG CGGACAACAGAAAAGCCCAGATGTACATGGAGGGAAGGATCAAGGCTCCTGGGGCCCAGCCAAGTCCTGGGGTGAACACCGCCAGCAAGAGGCCTGGTGCTGAGCCCACCATATCAGGAGTCAGCCAG GTTGCGTTTGCAGATGTTGCAGGGGTGGACAGTGGGAAGCAGCCCTCATCAGCCCCAGGAGGGCCAGAGAAGGGGCCCAGACCTAGGGAATCCTCGGAGGACGGGCCTCTGGAGCTCAGGCCCCGGGAGCAGATGCGTCCTGCAGGACCAGG GAAGAAGCAGTCAGCCCCCCAGGAAGGCCCCGGGGAGCTGCAAGCAGGCCGGGAGCAGGCCAAGCCAAGAAGTGAGCTGGGGGCGCTGCCTTCCAGGGTCCCTGCAGCACCTGAAAGGAAGCAAACCGCGGCTCAGCAGGGGAGACAGCAGAACCCAGGGACGGTGAAGGGCCAGGTCCTCCAGAGCCACCAG CAGGGCCCAGTATGTCAGCCCAGCCCAGGTCAGCAGGCAGCTAATGGGCCAGACATAGCACAGCCAGTGGAGACCTCTTGCATCTTGGACAGCTGTGGGCAGCGGCCTGGAGACAAGCTCCCCAAGAGGGTGGACACCCCACACATCAGGCCACAGGAGGCTCTACTAGAGCCTGGCCCAGGGGGACAGAAGGAGAGTCCCCAGGAGGCAATGCCCCTAAAGGACAGGGCAGCTCCGGAAGAAAACACGGCCGACTCCTTCTCGCCATCCacaccaggacctgagccactCAAAGGAAG AGTCAAGACTGTGGAGACCGAGCCAGCACCAAGGCCTGTTCCTCCCCCG GAGGTGAGGGACCCAGTGCAGAAGCGGCCTCCGGAGCCCACGGTGGCCGCAGGGGCCCAGACCCTCGGGAACCTCCGGCAGGGCTTCATGAAGTGCTTGCTccaagtggaggaggaggaggccaccCGCCGGAGGGCGGCCAAGGCCCGGAGGTCCCCGCGGACCCTGACCCCCGCGCCCGCCTCGGCCCCCCAgagcctgcccccagccctgcctcagaGCCCGGCCTCGGCCCCTGCCATGGCTCCCTCCTGGGCCCGGGCGCCGGCCCCCCGGGGGTCCCCCGGCCCGGCCTCGGGGCCCTTCGCAGGCCTGGACACGGGCTGGAGAAGAGCGGAGCCCTGGAGCGGGGACAGGAGCCTGACCGGCACCAAGGCGCG GCAGGAGCTGGAGGAGCGCGGCCTCTTCACGCTCTACCAGACCTGGGACGAGAGGCTCGAGGAGCAGCTCACCGTGAGGCAGGAGGAAG CCTTCCGCAGTTACTTTGAGATCTTCAATGGCCATGGCGAGGTGGACGCACAGAGCCTGGGGAACATCCTGCTGCTGGTGGGCATCTCCCTGACGCTGGCTCAAGTAGAGGACGCCCTGATGAGTGCTGATGTCGATG GGGATGGTCGTGTAGGCTTCAAGGACTTCCTGGCTGTGCTGACAGACACCAGGCGCTTCTTCTGCTCCGTGG AACAGAACGCCCTGGCAGACAtggctccccccaacccccacacccTATTCTTTGAGATCCTGTCCCTGCTGGTGGAGATGCTGGCCTTACCTGAGACAGCCTTAGAGGAGATCACCAA CTATTACCAGAAGAAGCTGAAGGAAGGCACCTGCAAGGCCCGAGAGATGGAGTTGGCCATAGGCCGGCTGCGGTCCCGGAAGAAGCTTCCTTACAACCTCCAGGAGGCAGACTTGGAAGTCCCAGAACGAAGGGTCCTCAGGATTCTGAGCCGGCTGAAGCAGCAGAACTATG CTGCCAACCTGCAGAGCCCCTATGCCCAAGTGCCCTGCATCCCACTCTGTCCGAGGTTGGACAAGAAGATGGTTCGTCGGAAGCAGGGCAGCCAGTATGTGCTGGACCCATGCACCCCTGCCAGCCTGGGCCCCGACATCCATAGCCTCCTCTTCCAGTCAGGATCTCAAGGAAGCAG GGAACATGGCTCTGAGTGCCGAAAGTGGCTCAGCTCTGTCCCGGCTCGAATGCACTGA
- the SPATA21 gene encoding spermatogenesis-associated protein 21 isoform X4 has translation MYMEGRIKAPGAQPSPGVNTASKRPGAEPTISGVSQVAFADVAGVDSGKQPSSAPGGPEKGPRPRESSEDGPLELRPREQMRPAGPGKKQSAPQEGPGELQAGREQAKPRSELGALPSRVPAAPERKQTAAQQGRQQNPGTVKGQVLQSHQQGPVCQPSPGQQAANGPDIAQPVETSCILDSCGQRPGDKLPKRVDTPHIRPQEALLEPGPGGQKESPQEAMPLKDRAAPEENTADSFSPSTPGPEPLKGRVKTVETEPAPRPVPPPEVRDPVQKRPPEPTVAAGAQTLGNLRQGFMKCLLQVEEEEATRRRAAKARRSPRTLTPAPASAPQSLPPALPQSPASAPAMAPSWARAPAPRGSPGPASGPFAGLDTGWRRAEPWSGDRSLTGTKARRQELEERGLFTLYQTWDERLEEQLTVRQEEAFRSYFEIFNGHGEVDAQSLGNILLLVGISLTLAQVEDALMSADVDGDGRVGFKDFLAVLTDTRRFFCSVEQNALADMAPPNPHTLFFEILSLLVEMLALPETALEEITNYYQKKLKEGTCKAREMELAIGRLRSRKKLPYNLQEADLEVPERRVLRILSRLKQQNYAANLQSPYAQVPCIPLCPRLDKKMVRRKQGSQYVLDPCTPASLGPDIHSLLFQSGSQGSREHGSECRKWLSSVPARMH, from the exons ATGTACATGGAGGGAAGGATCAAGGCTCCTGGGGCCCAGCCAAGTCCTGGGGTGAACACCGCCAGCAAGAGGCCTGGTGCTGAGCCCACCATATCAGGAGTCAGCCAG GTTGCGTTTGCAGATGTTGCAGGGGTGGACAGTGGGAAGCAGCCCTCATCAGCCCCAGGAGGGCCAGAGAAGGGGCCCAGACCTAGGGAATCCTCGGAGGACGGGCCTCTGGAGCTCAGGCCCCGGGAGCAGATGCGTCCTGCAGGACCAGG GAAGAAGCAGTCAGCCCCCCAGGAAGGCCCCGGGGAGCTGCAAGCAGGCCGGGAGCAGGCCAAGCCAAGAAGTGAGCTGGGGGCGCTGCCTTCCAGGGTCCCTGCAGCACCTGAAAGGAAGCAAACCGCGGCTCAGCAGGGGAGACAGCAGAACCCAGGGACGGTGAAGGGCCAGGTCCTCCAGAGCCACCAG CAGGGCCCAGTATGTCAGCCCAGCCCAGGTCAGCAGGCAGCTAATGGGCCAGACATAGCACAGCCAGTGGAGACCTCTTGCATCTTGGACAGCTGTGGGCAGCGGCCTGGAGACAAGCTCCCCAAGAGGGTGGACACCCCACACATCAGGCCACAGGAGGCTCTACTAGAGCCTGGCCCAGGGGGACAGAAGGAGAGTCCCCAGGAGGCAATGCCCCTAAAGGACAGGGCAGCTCCGGAAGAAAACACGGCCGACTCCTTCTCGCCATCCacaccaggacctgagccactCAAAGGAAG AGTCAAGACTGTGGAGACCGAGCCAGCACCAAGGCCTGTTCCTCCCCCG GAGGTGAGGGACCCAGTGCAGAAGCGGCCTCCGGAGCCCACGGTGGCCGCAGGGGCCCAGACCCTCGGGAACCTCCGGCAGGGCTTCATGAAGTGCTTGCTccaagtggaggaggaggaggccaccCGCCGGAGGGCGGCCAAGGCCCGGAGGTCCCCGCGGACCCTGACCCCCGCGCCCGCCTCGGCCCCCCAgagcctgcccccagccctgcctcagaGCCCGGCCTCGGCCCCTGCCATGGCTCCCTCCTGGGCCCGGGCGCCGGCCCCCCGGGGGTCCCCCGGCCCGGCCTCGGGGCCCTTCGCAGGCCTGGACACGGGCTGGAGAAGAGCGGAGCCCTGGAGCGGGGACAGGAGCCTGACCGGCACCAAGGCGCG CAGGCAGGAGCTGGAGGAGCGCGGCCTCTTCACGCTCTACCAGACCTGGGACGAGAGGCTCGAGGAGCAGCTCACCGTGAGGCAGGAGGAAG CCTTCCGCAGTTACTTTGAGATCTTCAATGGCCATGGCGAGGTGGACGCACAGAGCCTGGGGAACATCCTGCTGCTGGTGGGCATCTCCCTGACGCTGGCTCAAGTAGAGGACGCCCTGATGAGTGCTGATGTCGATG GGGATGGTCGTGTAGGCTTCAAGGACTTCCTGGCTGTGCTGACAGACACCAGGCGCTTCTTCTGCTCCGTGG AACAGAACGCCCTGGCAGACAtggctccccccaacccccacacccTATTCTTTGAGATCCTGTCCCTGCTGGTGGAGATGCTGGCCTTACCTGAGACAGCCTTAGAGGAGATCACCAA CTATTACCAGAAGAAGCTGAAGGAAGGCACCTGCAAGGCCCGAGAGATGGAGTTGGCCATAGGCCGGCTGCGGTCCCGGAAGAAGCTTCCTTACAACCTCCAGGAGGCAGACTTGGAAGTCCCAGAACGAAGGGTCCTCAGGATTCTGAGCCGGCTGAAGCAGCAGAACTATG CTGCCAACCTGCAGAGCCCCTATGCCCAAGTGCCCTGCATCCCACTCTGTCCGAGGTTGGACAAGAAGATGGTTCGTCGGAAGCAGGGCAGCCAGTATGTGCTGGACCCATGCACCCCTGCCAGCCTGGGCCCCGACATCCATAGCCTCCTCTTCCAGTCAGGATCTCAAGGAAGCAG GGAACATGGCTCTGAGTGCCGAAAGTGGCTCAGCTCTGTCCCGGCTCGAATGCACTGA
- the SPATA21 gene encoding spermatogenesis-associated protein 21 isoform X3, whose protein sequence is MWPALWSCCIPSGALTLPLSRALPVSQVQRGLRTRDLADNRKAQMYMEGRIKAPGAQPSPGVNTASKRPGAEPTISGVSQVAFADVAGVDSGKQPSSAPGGPEKGPRPRESSEDGPLELRPREQMRPAGPGKKQSAPQEGPGELQAGREQAKPRSELGALPSRVPAAPERKQTAAQQGRQQNPGTVKGQVLQSHQGPVCQPSPGQQAANGPDIAQPVETSCILDSCGQRPGDKLPKRVDTPHIRPQEALLEPGPGGQKESPQEAMPLKDRAAPEENTADSFSPSTPGPEPLKGRVKTVETEPAPRPVPPPEVRDPVQKRPPEPTVAAGAQTLGNLRQGFMKCLLQVEEEEATRRRAAKARRSPRTLTPAPASAPQSLPPALPQSPASAPAMAPSWARAPAPRGSPGPASGPFAGLDTGWRRAEPWSGDRSLTGTKARRQELEERGLFTLYQTWDERLEEQLTVRQEEAFRSYFEIFNGHGEVDAQSLGNILLLVGISLTLAQVEDALMSADVDGDGRVGFKDFLAVLTDTRRFFCSVEQNALADMAPPNPHTLFFEILSLLVEMLALPETALEEITNYYQKKLKEGTCKAREMELAIGRLRSRKKLPYNLQEADLEVPERRVLRILSRLKQQNYAANLQSPYAQVPCIPLCPRLDKKMVRRKQGSQYVLDPCTPASLGPDIHSLLFQSGSQGSREHGSECRKWLSSVPARMH, encoded by the exons ATGTGGCCAGCTCTTTGGTCATGCTGCATTCCCTCCGGTGCCTTGACTCTCCCCTTGAGTCGGGCTCTCCCTGTATCGCAGGTTCAACGTGGGCTGCGGACGAGGGACTTAG CGGACAACAGAAAAGCCCAGATGTACATGGAGGGAAGGATCAAGGCTCCTGGGGCCCAGCCAAGTCCTGGGGTGAACACCGCCAGCAAGAGGCCTGGTGCTGAGCCCACCATATCAGGAGTCAGCCAG GTTGCGTTTGCAGATGTTGCAGGGGTGGACAGTGGGAAGCAGCCCTCATCAGCCCCAGGAGGGCCAGAGAAGGGGCCCAGACCTAGGGAATCCTCGGAGGACGGGCCTCTGGAGCTCAGGCCCCGGGAGCAGATGCGTCCTGCAGGACCAGG GAAGAAGCAGTCAGCCCCCCAGGAAGGCCCCGGGGAGCTGCAAGCAGGCCGGGAGCAGGCCAAGCCAAGAAGTGAGCTGGGGGCGCTGCCTTCCAGGGTCCCTGCAGCACCTGAAAGGAAGCAAACCGCGGCTCAGCAGGGGAGACAGCAGAACCCAGGGACGGTGAAGGGCCAGGTCCTCCAGAGCCACCAG GGCCCAGTATGTCAGCCCAGCCCAGGTCAGCAGGCAGCTAATGGGCCAGACATAGCACAGCCAGTGGAGACCTCTTGCATCTTGGACAGCTGTGGGCAGCGGCCTGGAGACAAGCTCCCCAAGAGGGTGGACACCCCACACATCAGGCCACAGGAGGCTCTACTAGAGCCTGGCCCAGGGGGACAGAAGGAGAGTCCCCAGGAGGCAATGCCCCTAAAGGACAGGGCAGCTCCGGAAGAAAACACGGCCGACTCCTTCTCGCCATCCacaccaggacctgagccactCAAAGGAAG AGTCAAGACTGTGGAGACCGAGCCAGCACCAAGGCCTGTTCCTCCCCCG GAGGTGAGGGACCCAGTGCAGAAGCGGCCTCCGGAGCCCACGGTGGCCGCAGGGGCCCAGACCCTCGGGAACCTCCGGCAGGGCTTCATGAAGTGCTTGCTccaagtggaggaggaggaggccaccCGCCGGAGGGCGGCCAAGGCCCGGAGGTCCCCGCGGACCCTGACCCCCGCGCCCGCCTCGGCCCCCCAgagcctgcccccagccctgcctcagaGCCCGGCCTCGGCCCCTGCCATGGCTCCCTCCTGGGCCCGGGCGCCGGCCCCCCGGGGGTCCCCCGGCCCGGCCTCGGGGCCCTTCGCAGGCCTGGACACGGGCTGGAGAAGAGCGGAGCCCTGGAGCGGGGACAGGAGCCTGACCGGCACCAAGGCGCG CAGGCAGGAGCTGGAGGAGCGCGGCCTCTTCACGCTCTACCAGACCTGGGACGAGAGGCTCGAGGAGCAGCTCACCGTGAGGCAGGAGGAAG CCTTCCGCAGTTACTTTGAGATCTTCAATGGCCATGGCGAGGTGGACGCACAGAGCCTGGGGAACATCCTGCTGCTGGTGGGCATCTCCCTGACGCTGGCTCAAGTAGAGGACGCCCTGATGAGTGCTGATGTCGATG GGGATGGTCGTGTAGGCTTCAAGGACTTCCTGGCTGTGCTGACAGACACCAGGCGCTTCTTCTGCTCCGTGG AACAGAACGCCCTGGCAGACAtggctccccccaacccccacacccTATTCTTTGAGATCCTGTCCCTGCTGGTGGAGATGCTGGCCTTACCTGAGACAGCCTTAGAGGAGATCACCAA CTATTACCAGAAGAAGCTGAAGGAAGGCACCTGCAAGGCCCGAGAGATGGAGTTGGCCATAGGCCGGCTGCGGTCCCGGAAGAAGCTTCCTTACAACCTCCAGGAGGCAGACTTGGAAGTCCCAGAACGAAGGGTCCTCAGGATTCTGAGCCGGCTGAAGCAGCAGAACTATG CTGCCAACCTGCAGAGCCCCTATGCCCAAGTGCCCTGCATCCCACTCTGTCCGAGGTTGGACAAGAAGATGGTTCGTCGGAAGCAGGGCAGCCAGTATGTGCTGGACCCATGCACCCCTGCCAGCCTGGGCCCCGACATCCATAGCCTCCTCTTCCAGTCAGGATCTCAAGGAAGCAG GGAACATGGCTCTGAGTGCCGAAAGTGGCTCAGCTCTGTCCCGGCTCGAATGCACTGA
- the SPATA21 gene encoding spermatogenesis-associated protein 21 isoform X5, with product MWPALWSCCIPSGALTLPLSRALPVSQVQRGLRTRDLADNRKAQMYMEGRIKAPGAQPSPGVNTASKRPGAEPTISGVSQVAFADVAGVDSGKQPSSAPGGPEKGPRPRESSEDGPLELRPREQMRPAGPGKKQSAPQEGPGELQAGREQAKPRSELGALPSRVPAAPERKQTAAQQGRQQNPGTVKGQVLQSHQQGPVCQPSPGQQAANGPDIAQPVETSCILDSCGQRPGDKLPKRVDTPHIRPQEALLEPGPGGQKESPQEAMPLKDRAAPEENTADSFSPSTPGPEPLKGRVKTVETEPAPRPVPPPEVRDPVQKRPPEPTVAAGAQTLGNLRQGFMKCLLQVEEEEATRRRAAKARRSPRTLTPAPASAPQSLPPALPQSPASAPAMAPSWARAPAPRGSPGPASGPFAGLDTGWRRAEPWSGDRSLTGTKARRQELEERGLFTLYQTWDERLEEQLTVRQEEAFRSYFEIFNGHGEVDAQSLGNILLLVGISLTLAQVEDALMSADVDGDGRVGFKDFLAVLTDTRRFFCSVEQNALADMAPPNPHTLFFEILSLLVEMLALPETALEEITNTLYTQHGAQTLDPEIKSGMLYGLPAGSPCT from the exons ATGTGGCCAGCTCTTTGGTCATGCTGCATTCCCTCCGGTGCCTTGACTCTCCCCTTGAGTCGGGCTCTCCCTGTATCGCAGGTTCAACGTGGGCTGCGGACGAGGGACTTAG CGGACAACAGAAAAGCCCAGATGTACATGGAGGGAAGGATCAAGGCTCCTGGGGCCCAGCCAAGTCCTGGGGTGAACACCGCCAGCAAGAGGCCTGGTGCTGAGCCCACCATATCAGGAGTCAGCCAG GTTGCGTTTGCAGATGTTGCAGGGGTGGACAGTGGGAAGCAGCCCTCATCAGCCCCAGGAGGGCCAGAGAAGGGGCCCAGACCTAGGGAATCCTCGGAGGACGGGCCTCTGGAGCTCAGGCCCCGGGAGCAGATGCGTCCTGCAGGACCAGG GAAGAAGCAGTCAGCCCCCCAGGAAGGCCCCGGGGAGCTGCAAGCAGGCCGGGAGCAGGCCAAGCCAAGAAGTGAGCTGGGGGCGCTGCCTTCCAGGGTCCCTGCAGCACCTGAAAGGAAGCAAACCGCGGCTCAGCAGGGGAGACAGCAGAACCCAGGGACGGTGAAGGGCCAGGTCCTCCAGAGCCACCAG CAGGGCCCAGTATGTCAGCCCAGCCCAGGTCAGCAGGCAGCTAATGGGCCAGACATAGCACAGCCAGTGGAGACCTCTTGCATCTTGGACAGCTGTGGGCAGCGGCCTGGAGACAAGCTCCCCAAGAGGGTGGACACCCCACACATCAGGCCACAGGAGGCTCTACTAGAGCCTGGCCCAGGGGGACAGAAGGAGAGTCCCCAGGAGGCAATGCCCCTAAAGGACAGGGCAGCTCCGGAAGAAAACACGGCCGACTCCTTCTCGCCATCCacaccaggacctgagccactCAAAGGAAG AGTCAAGACTGTGGAGACCGAGCCAGCACCAAGGCCTGTTCCTCCCCCG GAGGTGAGGGACCCAGTGCAGAAGCGGCCTCCGGAGCCCACGGTGGCCGCAGGGGCCCAGACCCTCGGGAACCTCCGGCAGGGCTTCATGAAGTGCTTGCTccaagtggaggaggaggaggccaccCGCCGGAGGGCGGCCAAGGCCCGGAGGTCCCCGCGGACCCTGACCCCCGCGCCCGCCTCGGCCCCCCAgagcctgcccccagccctgcctcagaGCCCGGCCTCGGCCCCTGCCATGGCTCCCTCCTGGGCCCGGGCGCCGGCCCCCCGGGGGTCCCCCGGCCCGGCCTCGGGGCCCTTCGCAGGCCTGGACACGGGCTGGAGAAGAGCGGAGCCCTGGAGCGGGGACAGGAGCCTGACCGGCACCAAGGCGCG CAGGCAGGAGCTGGAGGAGCGCGGCCTCTTCACGCTCTACCAGACCTGGGACGAGAGGCTCGAGGAGCAGCTCACCGTGAGGCAGGAGGAAG CCTTCCGCAGTTACTTTGAGATCTTCAATGGCCATGGCGAGGTGGACGCACAGAGCCTGGGGAACATCCTGCTGCTGGTGGGCATCTCCCTGACGCTGGCTCAAGTAGAGGACGCCCTGATGAGTGCTGATGTCGATG GGGATGGTCGTGTAGGCTTCAAGGACTTCCTGGCTGTGCTGACAGACACCAGGCGCTTCTTCTGCTCCGTGG AACAGAACGCCCTGGCAGACAtggctccccccaacccccacacccTATTCTTTGAGATCCTGTCCCTGCTGGTGGAGATGCTGGCCTTACCTGAGACAGCCTTAGAGGAGATCACCAA cactctctacacccaacatggggctcaaactctcgatcctgagatcaagagcggCATGCTCTATGGACTGCCAGCTGGAAGTCCCTGTACTTAA
- the SPATA21 gene encoding spermatogenesis-associated protein 21 isoform X1 — protein sequence MWPALWSCCIPSGALTLPLSRALPVSQVQRGLRTRDLADNRKAQMYMEGRIKAPGAQPSPGVNTASKRPGAEPTISGVSQVAFADVAGVDSGKQPSSAPGGPEKGPRPRESSEDGPLELRPREQMRPAGPGKKQSAPQEGPGELQAGREQAKPRSELGALPSRVPAAPERKQTAAQQGRQQNPGTVKGQVLQSHQQGPVCQPSPGQQAANGPDIAQPVETSCILDSCGQRPGDKLPKRVDTPHIRPQEALLEPGPGGQKESPQEAMPLKDRAAPEENTADSFSPSTPGPEPLKGRVKTVETEPAPRPVPPPEVRDPVQKRPPEPTVAAGAQTLGNLRQGFMKCLLQVEEEEATRRRAAKARRSPRTLTPAPASAPQSLPPALPQSPASAPAMAPSWARAPAPRGSPGPASGPFAGLDTGWRRAEPWSGDRSLTGTKARRQELEERGLFTLYQTWDERLEEQLTVRQEEAFRSYFEIFNGHGEVDAQSLGNILLLVGISLTLAQVEDALMSADVDGDGRVGFKDFLAVLTDTRRFFCSVEQNALADMAPPNPHTLFFEILSLLVEMLALPETALEEITNYYQKKLKEGTCKAREMELAIGRLRSRKKLPYNLQEADLEVPERRVLRILSRLKQQNYAANLQSPYAQVPCIPLCPRLDKKMVRRKQGSQYVLDPCTPASLGPDIHSLLFQSGSQGSREHGSECRKWLSSVPARMH from the exons ATGTGGCCAGCTCTTTGGTCATGCTGCATTCCCTCCGGTGCCTTGACTCTCCCCTTGAGTCGGGCTCTCCCTGTATCGCAGGTTCAACGTGGGCTGCGGACGAGGGACTTAG CGGACAACAGAAAAGCCCAGATGTACATGGAGGGAAGGATCAAGGCTCCTGGGGCCCAGCCAAGTCCTGGGGTGAACACCGCCAGCAAGAGGCCTGGTGCTGAGCCCACCATATCAGGAGTCAGCCAG GTTGCGTTTGCAGATGTTGCAGGGGTGGACAGTGGGAAGCAGCCCTCATCAGCCCCAGGAGGGCCAGAGAAGGGGCCCAGACCTAGGGAATCCTCGGAGGACGGGCCTCTGGAGCTCAGGCCCCGGGAGCAGATGCGTCCTGCAGGACCAGG GAAGAAGCAGTCAGCCCCCCAGGAAGGCCCCGGGGAGCTGCAAGCAGGCCGGGAGCAGGCCAAGCCAAGAAGTGAGCTGGGGGCGCTGCCTTCCAGGGTCCCTGCAGCACCTGAAAGGAAGCAAACCGCGGCTCAGCAGGGGAGACAGCAGAACCCAGGGACGGTGAAGGGCCAGGTCCTCCAGAGCCACCAG CAGGGCCCAGTATGTCAGCCCAGCCCAGGTCAGCAGGCAGCTAATGGGCCAGACATAGCACAGCCAGTGGAGACCTCTTGCATCTTGGACAGCTGTGGGCAGCGGCCTGGAGACAAGCTCCCCAAGAGGGTGGACACCCCACACATCAGGCCACAGGAGGCTCTACTAGAGCCTGGCCCAGGGGGACAGAAGGAGAGTCCCCAGGAGGCAATGCCCCTAAAGGACAGGGCAGCTCCGGAAGAAAACACGGCCGACTCCTTCTCGCCATCCacaccaggacctgagccactCAAAGGAAG AGTCAAGACTGTGGAGACCGAGCCAGCACCAAGGCCTGTTCCTCCCCCG GAGGTGAGGGACCCAGTGCAGAAGCGGCCTCCGGAGCCCACGGTGGCCGCAGGGGCCCAGACCCTCGGGAACCTCCGGCAGGGCTTCATGAAGTGCTTGCTccaagtggaggaggaggaggccaccCGCCGGAGGGCGGCCAAGGCCCGGAGGTCCCCGCGGACCCTGACCCCCGCGCCCGCCTCGGCCCCCCAgagcctgcccccagccctgcctcagaGCCCGGCCTCGGCCCCTGCCATGGCTCCCTCCTGGGCCCGGGCGCCGGCCCCCCGGGGGTCCCCCGGCCCGGCCTCGGGGCCCTTCGCAGGCCTGGACACGGGCTGGAGAAGAGCGGAGCCCTGGAGCGGGGACAGGAGCCTGACCGGCACCAAGGCGCG CAGGCAGGAGCTGGAGGAGCGCGGCCTCTTCACGCTCTACCAGACCTGGGACGAGAGGCTCGAGGAGCAGCTCACCGTGAGGCAGGAGGAAG CCTTCCGCAGTTACTTTGAGATCTTCAATGGCCATGGCGAGGTGGACGCACAGAGCCTGGGGAACATCCTGCTGCTGGTGGGCATCTCCCTGACGCTGGCTCAAGTAGAGGACGCCCTGATGAGTGCTGATGTCGATG GGGATGGTCGTGTAGGCTTCAAGGACTTCCTGGCTGTGCTGACAGACACCAGGCGCTTCTTCTGCTCCGTGG AACAGAACGCCCTGGCAGACAtggctccccccaacccccacacccTATTCTTTGAGATCCTGTCCCTGCTGGTGGAGATGCTGGCCTTACCTGAGACAGCCTTAGAGGAGATCACCAA CTATTACCAGAAGAAGCTGAAGGAAGGCACCTGCAAGGCCCGAGAGATGGAGTTGGCCATAGGCCGGCTGCGGTCCCGGAAGAAGCTTCCTTACAACCTCCAGGAGGCAGACTTGGAAGTCCCAGAACGAAGGGTCCTCAGGATTCTGAGCCGGCTGAAGCAGCAGAACTATG CTGCCAACCTGCAGAGCCCCTATGCCCAAGTGCCCTGCATCCCACTCTGTCCGAGGTTGGACAAGAAGATGGTTCGTCGGAAGCAGGGCAGCCAGTATGTGCTGGACCCATGCACCCCTGCCAGCCTGGGCCCCGACATCCATAGCCTCCTCTTCCAGTCAGGATCTCAAGGAAGCAG GGAACATGGCTCTGAGTGCCGAAAGTGGCTCAGCTCTGTCCCGGCTCGAATGCACTGA